The following DNA comes from bacterium.
CAACTCGTCCGCCGAAGCCAGGAGCCTTACCTTGGCGTCGAAACGGTTGGAGAGGGTGACGCAGCCGGGGGTGATGATTTCGTCGCCCCGCTTCACGCCCCGCTTAGGGAGGTTGGTGAGGTTGACCGCCGCCCGCAGGCCGGGGATGACCTCCTCCCGGGGCCGGCCGTTCACCTGGAGGCCCCTGACCCGGGCGGAGCCGCCGCCGGGCTGAATCTCCACCGAATCCCCAACGCGCAGCGTCCCCGAGGCGATCGTGCCGGTGACCACGGCGCCGAAGCCCTCCATCTTGAATGACCGGTCCGCGGCCAGGCGGAAGGGCCGGCCGGAATCGTCCACCCTCTTCGATTCCTCCGCCAGCCGGATGAGCTCCCGTTTCAGCTCCTCGAGGCCGACGCCCGTCCGGGCGCTGGTGCGGATGATTCTGGCGCCGGCCAAGCCGGTGTGGGACAGCGTTTCCCTGACATCCTCCTCCAGGAGCGTCAACCACTCCAGGTCCTCGACCAGGTCCACCTTGGTCAGGGCCACCACGCCGCGCCGGACACCCAGGAGCTCCACCACGTCCAGGTGCTCGGTGGTCTGTGGCATTATCCCCTCGTCGGCGGCGATTACCAGGAGCACCGCCTCAAAGCCCACGGCGCCCGCGACCATCTCCCGCACCAGCCGCTCGTGTCCCGGCACGTCCACGAAGGCCAACTCGCCCGCCGGGGTTTCCAGAAAGGCGAAGCCCAGGCGGATGGAGATTTTCCGCTGCTGCTCCTCGGGCAGCCGGTCGGGGTCCGTGCCGGTGAGCGCCTTTACCAGGGCACTCTTGCCGTGGTCCACGTGCCCGGCGGTGCCGAAGAGCGGAGGGGCGGCGGCGGTCGGTTGAATTTTTTCCATTTCCTTTTTCCTAAGATTCCGCG
Coding sequences within:
- the selB gene encoding selenocysteine-specific translation elongation factor, which gives rise to MEKIQPTAAAPPLFGTAGHVDHGKSALVKALTGTDPDRLPEEQQRKISIRLGFAFLETPAGELAFVDVPGHERLVREMVAGAVGFEAVLLVIAADEGIMPQTTEHLDVVELLGVRRGVVALTKVDLVEDLEWLTLLEEDVRETLSHTGLAGARIIRTSARTGVGLEELKRELIRLAEESKRVDDSGRPFRLAADRSFKMEGFGAVVTGTIASGTLRVGDSVEIQPGGGSARVRGLQVNGRPREEVIPGLRAAVNLTNLPKRGVKRGDEIITPGCVTLSNRFDAKVRLLASADELQNLCHLKLLKGTSELNCRLVLLDREKLKPGEECLAQIEFEGNHPVFFGERFILRIPSPSLTVAGGRVLDPLAQKHRRKRASYREALVELDGIGPREALPLWLKHNPLPRKDLTTPELAKRSNLLPQAAEAELQRLADSGGIVRLSADRWLHPRWRHGL